A genomic segment from Aegilops tauschii subsp. strangulata cultivar AL8/78 chromosome 1, Aet v6.0, whole genome shotgun sequence encodes:
- the LOC109783331 gene encoding protein SRC2: MASRTVDVTLVSARDLRDVNLVSKMEVYAVVYLAGDPISRERVLADRTGGRNPTWNATVRVTVPASGSGSGALRVLLRTERPLGDRDVGEVILPLTEILAGAGDEPTGATQGAYKVRKVGSSKVHGVLNLSYKLGGVIHPPAGQYQQAGATGYLAAAAAPYASAPPPQQLSYPYPCPPPTMVRPLRVSSR; this comes from the coding sequence ATGGCGAGCAGGACGGTGGATGTCACCCTGGTCTCCGCGAGGGACCTCAGGGACGTCAACCTCGTCTCCAAGATGGAGGTATACGCGGTCGTCTACCTCGCCGGCGACCCCATCTCCCGGGAGCGGGTCCTCGCCGACCGCACCGGCGGCCGCAACCCCACCTGGAACGCCACTGTCCGCGTCACGGTCCCAGCCTCCGGCTCCGGTAGCGGCGCCCTGCGCGTACTCCTCCGCACAGAGCGCCCCCTCGGCGACCGCGACGTGGGGGAGGTGATCCTCCCGCTCACCGAGATCCTAgccggcgccggcgacgagccaaCAGGCGCCACGCAAGGCGCCTACAAGGTGCGCAAGGTCGGCTCTAGCAAGGTTCACGGCGTGCTCAACCTCTCCTACAAGCTCGGAGGAGTCATCCACCCACCCGCCGGTCAGTACCAGCAGGCGGGCGCGACAGGGTACCTGGCGGCTGCCGCTGCGCCGTACGCGTCTGCTCCGCCGCCGCAGCAGCTCAGCTACCCGTACCCGTGCCCACCCCCGACAATGGTTCGTCCGCTGCGCGTCAGCAGCCGGTAA